A genomic segment from Rubrobacter tropicus encodes:
- a CDS encoding cation-translocating P-type ATPase, whose translation MEPRAVEDRWRGLTSSQAAARLRKDGPNVLPTAPPPPAWRLLAGQMVHFFAVLLWVAGGLAFVARMPELGVAIFAVVIINGLFSFFQEYRAERAAERLRDLLPRRATVLRNGEPVEVDAGGLVVGDVVLLSAGDRISADLRVGVAHALSLDTSTLTGESVPESVGAGDDAPAGTFVVEGEGVATVTATGSATRLAGIARLTGESRRPKSPLTRELDRVVRSVALIALLVGTTFFVVALLVGTPASAGFLFAIGVTVALVPEGLLPTVTLSLAMGGQRMAARHALVRRLESVETLGSTTFICTDKTGTLTRNEMSVVEAWTPDGAARVSGRGYDPEGSVEAGEAAYPALRGMARAAARCSTGRAVREGDGWVARGDPMEAALDAFARRLGVDVAADERSALETRRFPFDPHRRRMSVVAGDKLLVKGAPDSVLPRCREADGAADALRKMARRGLRVMAVAARSADGIPGDAGGAESRLDLLGLVGLEDPPRAGAAESVAACRGAGIRVAMVTGDHPETARAIARETGLLGEGGLVVEGGELPRDEALLGALLDRDGVVVSRVAPEDKLRIARALQQRGHVVAMTGDGVNDGPALQQADIGVAMGRSGTDVAREAADLVLLDDDFATIVAAVEQGRATFENVRRFLTYHLTDNVAELTPFVFWALSGGSFPLALGVLQILALDIGTDLLPALALGAEPPRKDALKRPPGGRHLVDGALLRRVFGVLGAAEALVEMAAFVATFVAFGWRPGEGFPGGGVLLAASGAAFSAVVLGQMANAFACRSTTRWPGSLGWTTNRLLVGAVATELVALAGFLFVGPLASLLGHAPPPLWGWAVAALAVPAVLAADAAHKASRSGGGKKGANAPRGRAQSPGR comes from the coding sequence GTGGAGCCGCGCGCGGTCGAGGATCGCTGGCGGGGCCTGACGTCCTCCCAGGCGGCCGCCCGCCTGCGCAAGGATGGCCCGAACGTACTCCCCACCGCGCCGCCCCCGCCTGCGTGGCGCCTGCTCGCGGGCCAGATGGTCCACTTCTTCGCCGTCCTGTTGTGGGTCGCGGGCGGCCTCGCGTTCGTGGCCAGGATGCCCGAACTCGGGGTCGCCATCTTCGCCGTGGTGATCATCAACGGCCTCTTCTCCTTTTTCCAGGAGTACAGGGCCGAGCGCGCGGCGGAGCGCCTGCGCGACCTGCTGCCCCGCCGCGCGACCGTCTTGCGCAACGGGGAGCCCGTGGAGGTGGACGCGGGCGGGCTGGTGGTGGGCGACGTGGTCCTGCTCTCGGCGGGGGACCGGATCTCCGCCGACCTGCGGGTGGGGGTGGCGCACGCTTTGAGCCTCGACACCTCGACCCTGACCGGCGAGAGCGTGCCCGAGTCCGTCGGGGCCGGGGACGACGCCCCCGCCGGGACGTTCGTCGTGGAGGGCGAGGGGGTCGCCACCGTGACGGCGACGGGATCTGCGACCCGGCTCGCCGGCATCGCGCGCCTGACCGGGGAGAGCCGCCGTCCCAAGAGCCCGCTCACGAGGGAGCTCGACCGGGTGGTGCGCTCGGTGGCCCTCATAGCCCTCCTCGTCGGCACGACCTTCTTCGTCGTCGCCCTCCTGGTCGGCACGCCGGCGAGCGCCGGGTTCCTCTTCGCCATCGGGGTCACGGTCGCCCTGGTGCCCGAGGGGCTGCTCCCCACCGTCACCCTCTCGCTCGCCATGGGCGGCCAGCGCATGGCCGCGCGCCACGCGCTCGTCCGGCGGCTGGAGTCCGTCGAGACCCTCGGCTCGACCACCTTTATCTGCACCGACAAGACCGGCACCCTCACCCGCAACGAGATGTCCGTCGTCGAGGCGTGGACGCCGGACGGGGCAGCGCGGGTCTCGGGCCGCGGCTACGATCCGGAGGGAAGCGTCGAGGCGGGGGAGGCGGCCTACCCCGCGTTGCGGGGCATGGCGCGGGCCGCGGCGCGGTGCTCGACCGGCAGGGCCGTCAGGGAGGGCGACGGGTGGGTCGCCCGGGGGGACCCAATGGAGGCCGCGCTCGACGCGTTCGCCCGCAGGCTCGGCGTGGACGTCGCGGCCGACGAACGGAGCGCCCTGGAGACCAGGCGTTTCCCGTTCGACCCCCACCGCAGGAGGATGTCCGTGGTGGCCGGGGACAAGCTGCTGGTCAAGGGCGCCCCCGACAGCGTGCTTCCCCGTTGCCGAGAGGCGGATGGTGCCGCGGACGCGCTGCGGAAGATGGCGCGCCGGGGGCTGCGCGTGATGGCCGTCGCCGCCCGGAGCGCGGACGGAATCCCCGGCGACGCCGGGGGGGCGGAATCCCGCCTGGACCTGCTCGGCCTCGTCGGCCTGGAAGACCCGCCCCGGGCCGGGGCGGCCGAGTCCGTGGCCGCCTGCCGGGGGGCCGGAATCCGGGTCGCCATGGTCACCGGCGACCACCCCGAGACCGCCAGGGCAATTGCGCGAGAGACCGGGCTGCTCGGAGAAGGGGGCCTGGTCGTAGAGGGAGGCGAGCTCCCGCGAGACGAAGCCCTCCTCGGCGCCCTCCTCGACCGGGACGGGGTCGTGGTGAGCCGGGTCGCGCCCGAGGACAAACTCAGGATCGCGCGTGCCCTCCAGCAGCGGGGCCACGTCGTCGCGATGACGGGCGACGGGGTCAACGACGGGCCGGCGCTGCAGCAGGCCGACATCGGCGTCGCGATGGGACGCTCCGGCACCGACGTCGCCAGGGAGGCGGCGGACCTCGTCCTGCTCGACGACGATTTCGCCACCATCGTCGCCGCCGTGGAGCAGGGCCGGGCGACGTTCGAGAACGTCCGGCGCTTCCTCACCTACCATCTCACCGACAACGTCGCCGAGCTCACGCCGTTCGTGTTCTGGGCCCTCTCCGGCGGCAGCTTTCCGCTCGCCCTCGGCGTCCTGCAGATCCTCGCGCTCGACATCGGCACCGACCTGTTGCCGGCGCTCGCCCTTGGCGCGGAACCGCCGAGGAAGGACGCGCTGAAGAGGCCGCCTGGGGGGAGACACCTGGTCGACGGCGCCCTCCTCAGGCGGGTCTTCGGGGTGCTCGGAGCCGCCGAGGCCCTGGTCGAGATGGCCGCCTTCGTGGCGACGTTCGTGGCCTTCGGGTGGCGCCCGGGAGAAGGGTTTCCGGGCGGAGGCGTCCTCCTCGCCGCATCCGGGGCGGCCTTCTCGGCGGTCGTGCTCGGCCAGATGGCGAACGCCTTCGCCTGCCGCAGCACCACGCGGTGGCCCGGCTCTTTGGGCTGGACCACAAACCGGCTCCTGGTGGGCGCGGTCGCGACGGAGCTCGTGGCGCTGGCCGGCTTCCTGTTCGTTGGACCCCTGGCCTCGTTGCTGGGCCACGCGCCGCCGCCCCTCTGGGGCTGGGCCGTGGCCGCGCTGGCCGTACCCGCCGTCCTCGCCGCCGACGCCGCCCACAAGGCGTCGAGGTCCGGGGGCGGCAAGAAGGGCGCGAACGCACCAAGAGGCCGAGCCCAGAGCCCGGGCAGGTAA
- the ppsA gene encoding phosphoenolpyruvate synthase produces the protein MLRTRWTRRLGELGIDDVPVVGGKNASLGEMTRELGDLGVRVPDGYAVTADAYRHFLEANGLTGRIRETMAGLDEDDVEDLTRRSREVQNLVLGGAFPDDLKTEIIAGYEELSSRYGAKHTDVAVRSSATAEDLPTASFAGQQESFLNVHGDAQLLESVKKCFASLFTPRAISYRADMGFDHFAVALSVGVQKMVRSDLASSGVIFTLDTESGFRDVVFVTSTWGLGENIVQGRVVPDGFYVHKPTLKEGYRPLIRRRLGTKELKLVYDRSGHRLVENVPTTPEERAALSASDDDVLRLAEWAVAIEDHYGQKHGTKTFMDVEWAKDGITGELFIVQARPETVHGRKEAPTVRLYRIKERSEVLVEGLAVGNAIASGEARILADPSRIRDFRPGEVLVTEITDPDWEPIMKVASAIVTERGGRTSHAAIVARELGIPAILGTTDATRRLHTGQPVTVSCCEGDVGRVYEGILDHEVTEVDPASVVRPRTKIMMNVANPERVFELAQIPNDGVGLARMEFIFAGWVGVHPLALTRFDGLPPKVRLEVQRLTGGQEDKTEFFIDRLAQGIGTIAAAYWPKDVILRFSDFKTNEYAHLLGGDLFEPHEENPMLGWRGASRYYHPDFKEGFLLELKAIKRVRETFGLKNLKVMVPFCRTPEEGKSVLEVMEEGGLVRGEDGLEVYVMAEIPSNVVLARDFADLFDGFSIGSNDLTQLVLGVDRDSERVAPLFDERNGAVKKMCATLIEEAHAVGRKVGICGQAPSDYPDFAAFLVEKGIDSISLSPDAVVPTTLRVLEAEGTGHDAGDGREEQP, from the coding sequence ATGTTGAGGACGCGATGGACGCGCCGGTTGGGGGAACTTGGGATAGACGACGTGCCCGTCGTTGGCGGGAAGAACGCCTCCCTCGGCGAGATGACCCGCGAGCTCGGAGACCTCGGGGTGAGGGTGCCCGACGGGTACGCGGTCACGGCCGACGCGTACCGGCACTTCCTCGAAGCCAACGGGCTGACGGGCCGTATCCGCGAGACCATGGCCGGGCTCGACGAGGACGACGTCGAGGACCTTACCCGCCGCAGCCGCGAGGTCCAGAACCTGGTGCTCGGCGGGGCCTTCCCGGATGACCTCAAGACAGAAATCATCGCCGGCTATGAAGAGCTCTCGTCCCGGTACGGGGCGAAGCACACGGACGTCGCGGTCCGCTCTTCGGCGACGGCCGAGGACCTGCCGACGGCCAGCTTCGCCGGGCAGCAGGAGAGCTTCCTCAACGTCCACGGCGACGCGCAGCTCCTCGAGTCCGTCAAGAAGTGTTTCGCCAGCCTCTTCACGCCGCGGGCCATCAGCTACCGCGCGGACATGGGCTTCGACCACTTCGCGGTGGCCCTCTCCGTCGGCGTGCAGAAGATGGTCCGCTCGGACCTTGCCAGCTCCGGCGTTATCTTCACGTTGGATACGGAATCGGGCTTCCGGGACGTGGTCTTCGTAACCTCGACGTGGGGGCTCGGGGAGAACATAGTCCAGGGGCGCGTGGTCCCTGACGGCTTCTACGTCCACAAGCCGACCCTCAAGGAGGGCTACCGGCCCCTGATCCGGCGCCGACTCGGCACCAAGGAACTGAAGCTCGTCTACGACAGGTCCGGCCACCGCCTGGTCGAGAACGTCCCGACCACGCCGGAGGAGCGGGCCGCCCTCTCCGCCTCCGACGACGACGTGCTCCGGCTCGCCGAATGGGCCGTCGCCATCGAGGACCACTACGGCCAAAAGCACGGGACGAAGACGTTCATGGACGTCGAGTGGGCGAAAGACGGGATAACCGGCGAACTCTTTATCGTGCAGGCGCGCCCCGAGACGGTCCACGGCCGCAAAGAAGCCCCGACGGTCAGGCTCTACAGGATCAAGGAGAGGTCGGAAGTCCTCGTCGAGGGGCTCGCGGTCGGAAACGCCATCGCCTCCGGGGAGGCCAGGATTCTCGCGGATCCGAGCCGCATCCGCGACTTCAGGCCGGGTGAGGTGCTTGTCACCGAGATCACGGACCCTGACTGGGAGCCGATCATGAAGGTCGCCTCGGCCATCGTGACCGAGCGGGGCGGGCGCACCTCCCACGCGGCCATAGTGGCCCGCGAGCTCGGAATACCTGCGATCCTCGGCACCACCGACGCCACCCGCAGGCTCCATACGGGCCAGCCCGTTACGGTCTCCTGCTGCGAGGGGGATGTCGGCCGGGTCTACGAGGGCATCCTGGACCACGAGGTCACCGAGGTAGACCCGGCCTCCGTGGTCCGCCCGAGAACGAAGATCATGATGAACGTCGCCAACCCAGAGAGGGTCTTCGAGCTCGCCCAGATCCCGAACGACGGCGTCGGCCTGGCCCGCATGGAGTTCATCTTCGCCGGCTGGGTCGGCGTGCACCCGCTCGCCCTCACCCGCTTCGACGGCCTTCCCCCGAAGGTAAGGCTCGAAGTACAGCGCCTCACCGGAGGCCAGGAGGACAAGACCGAGTTCTTCATCGACAGGCTCGCCCAGGGCATCGGCACGATAGCGGCGGCCTACTGGCCGAAGGACGTGATCCTGCGCTTCTCCGACTTCAAGACCAACGAGTACGCCCACCTCCTGGGCGGCGACCTCTTCGAACCGCACGAGGAGAACCCCATGCTCGGCTGGCGCGGCGCGAGCCGCTACTACCACCCGGACTTCAAGGAGGGCTTCCTGCTGGAGCTGAAAGCCATTAAGCGGGTGCGCGAGACGTTCGGCCTCAAGAACCTGAAGGTGATGGTCCCCTTCTGCCGCACGCCCGAGGAGGGCAAGAGCGTGCTCGAGGTAATGGAAGAAGGCGGCCTCGTGCGGGGCGAGGACGGCCTGGAAGTCTACGTGATGGCCGAGATACCGTCGAACGTCGTGCTCGCCAGAGACTTCGCGGACCTCTTCGACGGCTTCTCCATCGGCTCCAACGACCTCACCCAGCTCGTCCTCGGCGTGGACCGAGACTCCGAGAGGGTGGCCCCCCTCTTCGACGAGCGAAACGGGGCCGTAAAGAAGATGTGCGCGACGCTGATAGAAGAGGCCCACGCCGTGGGACGGAAGGTGGGGATCTGCGGCCAGGCCCCCTCCGACTACCCGGACTTCGCCGCCTTCCTGGTCGAGAAGGGCATCGACTCCATCAGCCTCAGCCCCGACGCGGTGGTCCCGACGACGCTACGGGTACTGGAAGCGGAAGGGACAGGTCACGATGCGGGCGACGGACGGGAGGAGCAGCCGTGA
- a CDS encoding Hsp20/alpha crystallin family protein produces the protein MDRLFGQAFGRAAMTTGGAEWSPAMDVVTEDGDLKIRAELPGVKREDVNVDFHNGVLTVSGERKEEEEKKSGSGYLIRERRYGSFRRSMSLPEGVQEDDIKASFSDGVLEVKVKAAGKPLQEGPKTIEIEGG, from the coding sequence ATGGATCGTCTGTTTGGCCAGGCTTTCGGTCGCGCGGCGATGACGACCGGTGGCGCCGAATGGAGCCCCGCGATGGACGTCGTCACCGAAGACGGGGATTTGAAGATCCGGGCCGAACTGCCCGGAGTAAAGCGCGAGGACGTAAACGTGGACTTCCACAACGGCGTCCTGACGGTCTCAGGAGAGCGCAAAGAAGAGGAAGAAAAGAAGTCCGGATCTGGGTACCTGATCCGGGAGCGCCGCTACGGGTCTTTCCGGCGGAGCATGAGCCTGCCGGAGGGCGTCCAGGAGGACGACATAAAGGCGAGCTTCTCCGACGGCGTGCTCGAGGTCAAGGTCAAGGCCGCCGGTAAGCCGCTCCAGGAAGGACCGAAGACCATAGAGATAGAAGGCGGCTAG
- a CDS encoding universal stress protein, translated as MSDLPRKILVATDGSPDAAMAARRAADISRAFGSELHVVHVVPVSEPYHLFAEEADGPSIYEEDRQRARKVLDGEVKKVRAAGGEVAKDYLQEGDPDAEVVNLAERIGADLIVAGSRGVGTLRRPIGSVSSSITAHAHCPVLIVRSERQ; from the coding sequence GTGAGCGATCTACCGAGAAAGATCCTGGTCGCCACCGACGGTTCGCCGGACGCTGCGATGGCGGCCCGCCGGGCGGCCGACATCTCCCGCGCGTTCGGCTCCGAGTTGCACGTGGTCCACGTGGTGCCCGTGTCCGAGCCTTACCACCTGTTCGCGGAAGAGGCCGATGGCCCCAGCATCTACGAGGAAGACCGCCAGCGCGCCAGGAAGGTGCTCGACGGGGAGGTAAAGAAGGTGAGGGCGGCGGGCGGCGAGGTCGCGAAAGACTACCTCCAAGAAGGGGACCCGGACGCCGAAGTCGTCAACCTGGCCGAGAGGATCGGGGCCGACCTGATAGTGGCCGGCAGCAGGGGCGTCGGTACGCTGCGCCGGCCCATAGGAAGCGTGTCGAGCAGCATCACGGCCCACGCCCACTGCCCGGTATTGATCGTGCGTTCGGAGCGGCAGTGA
- a CDS encoding FAD-binding oxidoreductase has translation MAETRYQEAIEALAAAFGDRLGLTRPGGEAFLSPAGVEEARLMAEISNRYSVPLVPLGAGTGNGSTPEGPTPERGVLVRFDLMQDVRLPENDETWVEAGPGASWLNLDDELRARARGLAVYPTSAPRATVGGWLATDGLGVGSFEFGRLRENVLSATVVSARGDLREIPGEDLASLSRPEGSGSIVVGARLRTRRADADAPLAAAFGSAANLAATVESLSDSRPPLWHLAFLNPVLARARHLEGEYLLFGAYPREREEGVAGPLGEAVGKNRGRLLCAADAYRVWGERFFPVTPSAASVPEVVREVVPLTEVRDALARAEGRGTVATQGSVSRSGEALLLTFEEERL, from the coding sequence GTGGCCGAGACCCGGTACCAGGAGGCGATAGAGGCTTTGGCAGCGGCGTTCGGGGACCGCCTCGGGCTGACCCGGCCGGGTGGGGAAGCGTTCTTGTCGCCGGCGGGCGTAGAAGAGGCCAGGCTGATGGCCGAGATCTCCAACCGCTACTCGGTGCCGCTCGTTCCGCTCGGCGCGGGAACGGGGAACGGCTCCACCCCGGAGGGTCCCACCCCGGAGCGCGGCGTCCTCGTCCGCTTCGACCTGATGCAGGACGTTCGCCTGCCGGAGAACGATGAGACCTGGGTCGAGGCCGGGCCGGGGGCGTCCTGGCTGAACCTCGACGACGAACTTCGTGCCCGGGCCAGGGGGCTCGCCGTGTACCCCACGAGCGCCCCACGGGCGACGGTGGGCGGCTGGCTCGCAACCGACGGCCTCGGCGTTGGCTCCTTCGAGTTCGGACGGCTGCGCGAGAACGTCCTGTCGGCGACCGTGGTCTCAGCGCGAGGAGACCTCCGCGAGATACCGGGCGAAGATTTGGCCTCGCTGTCCCGGCCCGAAGGCTCAGGTAGCATCGTCGTGGGAGCGCGGCTGCGGACCAGACGGGCCGACGCGGACGCTCCATTAGCCGCCGCTTTCGGCAGCGCGGCGAACCTCGCGGCAACGGTCGAGAGCCTCTCCGATTCGCGGCCACCGCTCTGGCACCTGGCCTTCCTCAATCCCGTCCTTGCGCGGGCCAGGCACCTCGAAGGCGAGTACCTGCTTTTCGGAGCCTACCCGAGAGAAAGGGAAGAGGGCGTCGCGGGCCCCCTGGGCGAGGCGGTCGGGAAGAACCGGGGCCGCCTTCTCTGCGCGGCGGACGCGTACAGGGTCTGGGGCGAGCGGTTCTTCCCCGTGACGCCGTCCGCCGCCTCCGTGCCGGAGGTCGTCAGGGAGGTGGTGCCACTGACGGAGGTCCGGGACGCGCTGGCGCGGGCCGAGGGCCGGGGGACCGTCGCGACGCAGGGCTCGGTCTCCCGCTCCGGCGAGGCGCTGTTGCTGACGTTCGAGGAGGAAAGGCTATGA
- a CDS encoding universal stress protein, which produces MSAQPRKILLATDGSEEADLAAKAASDLAEDPGSELHVVIVGPGYPLYMLPDSTGRFREVYEEEQRQTREVLDAQVSKIEASGGKVHEAHQRSGRPDREILALADDLDADLVVIGSRGLGGLRRALMGSVSTSVVRHAHCPVLVVRGKEDGRVEQS; this is translated from the coding sequence ATGAGCGCACAGCCAAGAAAGATACTGCTCGCAACCGACGGCTCGGAGGAGGCGGACCTGGCGGCGAAGGCGGCGTCAGACCTCGCGGAGGATCCGGGCTCGGAGTTGCACGTGGTGATCGTGGGGCCGGGATACCCGCTGTACATGCTGCCGGACAGCACGGGCCGCTTCCGGGAAGTCTACGAGGAAGAGCAGCGGCAGACCAGGGAGGTGCTCGACGCGCAGGTGAGCAAGATCGAGGCCTCGGGAGGAAAGGTTCACGAGGCGCACCAGCGCTCCGGCAGGCCGGACAGGGAGATACTCGCCCTGGCCGACGACCTCGACGCGGACCTGGTGGTGATCGGCAGCCGGGGCCTCGGCGGCCTGCGCCGGGCCCTCATGGGGAGCGTCTCGACCTCCGTCGTCCGCCACGCCCACTGCCCGGTTCTCGTCGTCAGGGGGAAGGAAGACGGGAGGGTTGAACAATCCTGA
- a CDS encoding universal stress protein yields the protein MFPTKILLAVDGSTGSDHAARTATNLSRALDSELRVVLVGARAVDPGTLAAIPLLGGEPGTRAREALERDARARLEGAVEKIRASGGEVSEARVEFGSPDVEIVRLAEELDAGLVVVGSRGLGPLRRAVMGGVSRSVVRHAHCPVLVARGGHSGPSLGPILVCLDGSRRSAVAAGAGAEISAATGAALHVVYVMRPERYRPQFGPEAWEGWQENLKRASRDAASWVEERAARLREEAGVKSAEAHLAFGEPAREVVRLAEEVGAGMVVVGSRGLGGVRRMLLGSVSDAVVEHAPCPVMVVRAGVPGRKTEG from the coding sequence ATGTTCCCGACGAAGATCCTGCTGGCGGTCGACGGGTCGACGGGTTCCGATCACGCGGCCCGGACGGCGACGAATCTCTCTAGAGCCCTCGACTCGGAGCTGCGCGTCGTCCTGGTCGGGGCGCGGGCGGTGGATCCGGGCACGCTCGCGGCCATCCCGCTGCTCGGCGGGGAGCCCGGCACGCGGGCCCGGGAAGCTCTGGAACGGGACGCCCGCGCGAGGCTCGAAGGAGCGGTGGAGAAGATCCGGGCCTCGGGCGGCGAAGTCTCGGAAGCCCGCGTCGAGTTCGGAAGCCCGGACGTCGAGATCGTGCGCCTCGCCGAGGAGCTCGACGCCGGCTTGGTCGTGGTCGGCAGCCGCGGCCTCGGCCCCCTGAGGCGCGCCGTGATGGGGGGCGTCTCCCGCAGCGTCGTGAGACACGCCCACTGCCCGGTACTGGTCGCCCGAGGAGGACATTCCGGGCCCTCCTTGGGACCGATCCTCGTCTGCCTCGACGGTTCGAGGCGGTCCGCGGTGGCGGCCGGGGCGGGGGCCGAGATCTCGGCCGCCACCGGCGCCGCTTTGCACGTCGTCTACGTCATGCGCCCCGAACGGTACAGGCCCCAGTTCGGCCCCGAGGCCTGGGAGGGCTGGCAGGAGAACCTGAAGCGGGCCTCGCGCGATGCCGCATCCTGGGTCGAGGAGCGGGCGGCTCGGCTTCGCGAGGAGGCCGGGGTGAAGTCCGCGGAGGCGCACCTGGCCTTCGGCGAGCCGGCCCGCGAGGTCGTCCGCCTGGCGGAGGAGGTCGGGGCCGGGATGGTGGTGGTCGGCAGCCGGGGCCTCGGGGGAGTCCGCCGGATGCTCCTTGGCAGCGTCTCCGATGCCGTTGTCGAGCACGCCCCCTGCCCGGTTATGGTCGTGCGCGCCGGCGTGCCGGGACGTAAGACGGAGGGGTGA
- a CDS encoding universal stress protein: MFPTKILLAVDGSEEARRAARLAMSLAEGLDSELHLIHAEPMPSVHAYPEAVIYDPDLREEVREAARRRAREKLEAEAEAVGASGRVAATHAPVGRPDAEIVRVAEEVRAGLIVVGSRGLGPIRRAVMGSVSGSVVHHAHCPVLVVRDGGRDGADLGGPVVLAVDGSEESKRAVRAAAEISAASGSPVHVIYVMPTESRLYGHHSYSEDVKKSLLEEARAQARRFLDEQAESVRSAGGAVAQTYLGVGRPDEEIVELAEEIDAGMVVIGSRGLGGVRRALVGSVSDSVVRHAHCPVLVVRSTQYDEGAPARTTEETAQG, encoded by the coding sequence ATGTTCCCGACGAAGATACTGCTGGCGGTAGACGGATCGGAGGAGGCGCGCCGGGCCGCGCGCCTGGCGATGAGCCTGGCCGAGGGGCTCGACTCCGAGCTGCACCTGATCCACGCGGAGCCTATGCCGAGCGTCCACGCCTACCCCGAAGCCGTCATCTACGACCCGGACCTTCGGGAAGAGGTGCGCGAGGCGGCCAGGCGCAGGGCCCGCGAGAAGCTCGAGGCGGAAGCGGAGGCCGTCGGAGCGTCGGGCAGAGTGGCGGCCACCCACGCCCCGGTCGGACGGCCCGACGCCGAGATAGTGCGGGTCGCCGAGGAGGTTCGGGCCGGGCTGATCGTCGTGGGCAGCCGGGGCCTCGGCCCCATAAGGCGGGCCGTCATGGGTAGCGTCTCCGGCTCCGTGGTCCACCACGCCCACTGCCCGGTCTTGGTCGTGCGCGACGGTGGCAGAGACGGCGCCGATCTGGGCGGCCCGGTCGTGCTCGCCGTGGACGGTTCGGAGGAGTCGAAACGGGCGGTCCGGGCCGCGGCCGAGATCTCCGCCGCCTCCGGCTCTCCCGTGCACGTGATCTACGTGATGCCGACCGAGTCCCGGCTCTACGGCCACCACTCGTACTCGGAGGACGTAAAGAAGTCCCTCCTGGAAGAGGCCAGGGCGCAGGCGAGGAGGTTCCTCGACGAGCAGGCCGAAAGCGTGCGCTCGGCCGGGGGCGCGGTCGCCCAGACGTACCTCGGAGTGGGCCGTCCCGACGAGGAGATAGTGGAACTCGCCGAAGAGATCGACGCGGGGATGGTGGTGATCGGCAGCCGCGGCCTCGGGGGCGTCCGCCGCGCGCTCGTCGGCAGCGTCTCGGATTCCGTGGTCCGTCACGCCCACTGCCCCGTCCTGGTGGTGCGGAGTACCCAATACGACGAAGGCGCACCCGCCCGGACGACCGAGGAGACGGCCCAGGGTTAG
- a CDS encoding universal stress protein, whose product MFPTKVLLATDGSEEAARAARVAVGLSERLDSPLHVVYVEPLHDPYPVVQATLYNPENLPPVRETASQRADERLDEETMKVGGLGEVSGAHARIGRPDVEIVRLAEELDAGLIVVGSRGLGGVRRALLGSTSASVVRHAPCPVLVVRDGGHSNLSGRILAAVDGSGEADAAAGVAAEISAATGSELHVAFALPTDPIAPFPFTREEWAAQNDRARRAARQFVDEKAAELEAAGVTLKDAHLVLGEPQKEIVRLGEELDAGLVVVGSRGLGGLARALTGSVSEAVVRHAHCPVLVVRERGRGRGTGGEEVGEKSGTMPVGG is encoded by the coding sequence ATGTTCCCCACGAAGGTACTGCTCGCAACCGACGGCTCGGAGGAGGCGGCCCGCGCCGCGCGCGTGGCCGTCGGGCTCTCGGAGAGGCTTGACTCTCCTTTGCACGTCGTCTACGTCGAGCCCTTGCACGACCCGTACCCGGTCGTCCAGGCAACGCTCTACAATCCCGAAAACCTCCCGCCGGTGCGTGAGACCGCCAGCCAAAGGGCCGACGAGAGGCTCGACGAGGAGACGATGAAGGTCGGGGGCCTGGGTGAGGTGTCGGGCGCCCACGCGAGGATCGGCAGGCCCGACGTCGAGATCGTGCGTCTGGCCGAGGAGCTCGACGCCGGCCTCATAGTCGTCGGCAGTCGCGGCCTCGGCGGCGTCCGGCGCGCGCTGCTCGGCAGCACTTCGGCGAGCGTCGTGCGCCACGCCCCCTGCCCGGTCCTCGTGGTCAGGGACGGCGGGCACAGCAACTTGTCCGGGCGAATCCTGGCGGCCGTGGACGGCTCGGGAGAGGCGGACGCCGCGGCCGGGGTCGCGGCGGAGATCTCGGCCGCGACCGGCTCGGAGCTGCACGTCGCCTTCGCCCTGCCGACCGACCCGATAGCGCCCTTCCCCTTCACCCGCGAGGAGTGGGCGGCGCAGAACGACCGGGCCAGGCGCGCGGCCAGACAGTTCGTGGACGAGAAGGCTGCGGAGCTAGAGGCCGCAGGCGTCACCCTCAAGGATGCCCATCTCGTCCTGGGCGAGCCCCAGAAGGAGATAGTGAGGCTCGGCGAGGAGCTCGACGCCGGCCTCGTCGTGGTCGGCAGCCGCGGCCTCGGCGGCCTGGCCCGGGCCCTCACGGGCAGCGTCTCCGAGGCCGTGGTGCGCCACGCCCATTGCCCCGTCCTGGTCGTCAGGGAGAGGGGTCGGGGCCGCGGGACCGGCGGGGAGGAGGTCGGCGAGAAGTCCGGCACCATGCCGGTCGGGGGGTAG
- a CDS encoding universal stress protein gives MDRQEKVIAETAGASVPYRRILVGTDGSGCSERAAAHAVYLAGELGARLYAVNSVNVERAFSAGIHFGEAVAELEKNGREATAAVKAMADSAGVECEEILTTGRPHRAIIQVCDEVDADLVVIGSTGMTSLERALIGSESESLARYSKRPVLIVHQPG, from the coding sequence ATGGATCGGCAAGAGAAGGTCATCGCGGAGACGGCCGGAGCTTCGGTTCCGTACCGGAGGATACTCGTTGGCACCGACGGCTCCGGTTGCTCTGAGAGGGCTGCGGCGCACGCCGTCTACCTGGCCGGCGAACTCGGCGCGCGGTTGTACGCCGTCAACTCCGTCAACGTCGAACGGGCCTTCTCGGCGGGCATACACTTCGGCGAGGCGGTGGCCGAGCTCGAGAAGAACGGTAGGGAGGCGACCGCGGCCGTCAAGGCCATGGCAGATTCGGCCGGTGTGGAGTGCGAGGAGATCCTCACCACCGGCAGGCCCCACCGCGCGATCATCCAGGTCTGCGACGAGGTGGACGCCGACCTTGTAGTCATAGGCTCCACCGGGATGACCTCGCTGGAGCGAGCCCTGATCGGAAGCGAATCGGAGAGCCTGGCGCGCTACTCCAAACGCCCGGTCCTGATAGTCCACCAGCCCGGCTAA